A stretch of Nitrospinota bacterium DNA encodes these proteins:
- the rpsI gene encoding 30S ribosomal protein S9 translates to MANAQYATGRRKTAAARIWLAAGTGKITVNKKGLHEYFKRPSSEMLVKQPLVIAASDAKLDVRATVRGSGLNSQAGAVRHAISRALCKLNPEFRRALKKAGLLTRDSRMKERKKYGQKGARKRFQFSKR, encoded by the coding sequence GGCTAACGCTCAATACGCCACCGGCCGCCGCAAAACCGCGGCCGCCCGCATCTGGCTGGCGGCCGGCACCGGCAAGATCACCGTTAACAAGAAGGGGCTGCATGAATACTTCAAGCGCCCTTCCAGCGAAATGCTGGTGAAGCAGCCGCTGGTGATCGCCGCCAGCGACGCGAAGCTGGATGTGCGCGCCACCGTGCGCGGCAGCGGCCTCAATTCGCAGGCTGGCGCGGTCCGCCACGCCATATCCCGCGCGTTGTGCAAGCTGAATCCGGAATTCCGCCGCGCCCTGAAGAAGGCCGGCCTTCTCACCCGCGACAGCCGGATGAAGGAGCGCAAAAAGTACGGCCAGAAGGGCGCGCGCAAGCGGTTCCAGTTCTCCAAGCGGTAA